A window of the Burkholderia sp. 9120 genome harbors these coding sequences:
- a CDS encoding filamentous hemagglutinin N-terminal domain-containing protein — protein MTSRTQSNRPAADASSRLASRTPSLTALALAAILVTWNIRSMAAAPAANALPTGGTVTYGTATITQAGNTLNINQSSGSAIASFGTFSIGANAVVNINQPGATSSFLARVTGSDPSQIYGLLRSNGTVALINQNGILVGPSGVVDVSRFIASTLNISDSNFLAGRLTFNAGSVAGSVENQGVIKTASGGSVYLVGADVKNSGTITSPNGEVLLAAGQTVQLVDTGTPGVTVNVTGTSGNVTNLGNIAAEAGTIGAAAGLINNSGALNASSVVSQGGRIFLRASQNLTTTASSSITADSAAQGGNVTLYSDKIAYLDGMISAIGHAGQGGYVETSGKQSLDVVKLPTVGTGGKWYIDPFSLDVVAGSDNNVSTSDNVITSAGSGSTIQASTVASVLNSGVNVVLATGSDGTAVGGDITVSAAINKTSGSAASLTLNADGNININANITSTSNTLGLNLNTNVNGLESGTHTVTIGNATLGLNGGALTVSDGSGNVGNGNLVLGSGGTLSLNNASLSAGSFVNTGTATFANVTGSIGNVNNQGSLSITSGSALNGETLINTGNLALSSATLGFGTFTNDTGGQLSGNGTISVASGTGVLLNNGTVSPGGDGTIGSLSITGGYSQSSSGTLLIDVASASSYDTLVYSATSLSLGGTLQTNLLGGYVPTLGTTFAVISGPVSSTAPGVFRHVLGNVIDSSGALEMIKPVYDSAGPGLSLAMAGSETITYTGTAESLWGNTFFWSTGYFPTAIDNVIVAAGGRLAHGAYDGVDTVNSITFNTGSNLYLSGGMLNVTDISGNGSVAGGGGVLGYTGVVNLGALSLTNGGSIVGSGSGSQLNVSGSFSQNGGSISTNGDMSVTQSTGDLVVGDITARNLTLSAASGAISQQTSPLHVTQQLSTSSANGTTLTLAGNQIAGISASNTGAGDIAIVDNLNTSDASAVNVSRVTNAGGNVSVNNTGAMIVGVGGVNATGGIVLSVANTNAPTDNLTLDGVLTSAGMNISSSAGNNIAVNANVATSAPGLATFTVVNGRVTYAPGVSISDASGTVVPVAVVTPPVVTPPVVTPPVVTPVAPANPASPANTPTSTASQTVASAVTQAVTPTSNAVVQAVTSTQSVGATVVPTTQPTSISITSTSETMTVGGDPGTFGGSDTTTSSSQSTSKAAAKMYCN, from the coding sequence CGGCGCCAACGCGGTGGTCAACATCAACCAGCCGGGGGCGACTTCATCTTTCCTCGCGAGAGTGACCGGTTCGGATCCTTCGCAGATCTACGGCCTGCTCCGGTCCAACGGCACGGTCGCGCTGATCAATCAGAACGGCATCCTGGTCGGCCCGTCCGGCGTGGTCGACGTATCCCGGTTCATTGCCAGCACGCTCAACATCAGCGACAGCAATTTTCTGGCGGGACGGCTGACGTTCAATGCCGGCAGCGTGGCGGGCAGTGTCGAGAATCAAGGCGTCATCAAGACGGCCAGCGGAGGCAGCGTCTATCTGGTCGGCGCCGACGTCAAGAACAGCGGCACGATCACCAGCCCGAACGGCGAGGTGCTGCTGGCCGCCGGACAGACCGTGCAACTGGTCGACACTGGTACGCCGGGTGTGACGGTCAACGTGACCGGCACCAGCGGCAACGTGACGAACCTCGGCAACATCGCGGCGGAAGCGGGGACGATCGGCGCGGCTGCCGGCCTGATCAACAATAGCGGCGCCCTCAACGCCAGCAGCGTGGTGAGTCAGGGTGGACGGATCTTCCTGCGCGCCTCGCAAAACCTGACCACGACGGCAAGCTCCAGCATTACTGCCGACAGCGCGGCCCAGGGCGGCAACGTCACGTTGTATTCGGACAAGATTGCGTATCTCGATGGCATGATCTCCGCGATCGGCCATGCGGGACAAGGTGGCTACGTCGAGACATCGGGCAAGCAGTCGCTCGACGTCGTGAAGCTACCGACGGTCGGCACGGGCGGCAAGTGGTACATCGATCCGTTTTCCCTCGATGTGGTGGCGGGGAGCGACAACAATGTGAGCACCTCGGATAACGTGATCACCTCTGCGGGTTCGGGCTCGACCATCCAGGCGAGCACGGTGGCGAGCGTGCTCAACAGCGGCGTCAACGTCGTTCTCGCCACCGGCTCCGACGGCACAGCGGTCGGCGGCGACATCACGGTGAGCGCCGCCATCAACAAAACCAGCGGCTCCGCGGCGTCCCTGACGTTGAACGCCGACGGCAACATCAACATCAACGCCAATATCACCAGCACGTCGAACACGCTCGGGCTGAATCTCAACACCAACGTCAACGGACTGGAAAGCGGCACCCACACCGTGACGATCGGCAATGCCACGCTGGGCCTCAACGGCGGGGCGCTGACCGTCAGCGACGGCAGCGGCAATGTCGGCAACGGCAATCTGGTGCTGGGCAGCGGCGGTACGTTATCGCTGAATAATGCGTCCCTGAGCGCCGGTTCGTTCGTCAACACCGGAACGGCCACGTTCGCCAACGTGACGGGATCGATCGGTAACGTCAACAATCAGGGCAGTCTGTCGATCACCTCGGGCAGTGCCCTGAACGGCGAGACGCTCATCAATACCGGCAATCTCGCGCTGAGCAGCGCCACCCTGGGTTTCGGCACGTTCACCAACGACACCGGCGGACAACTCTCCGGCAACGGCACGATTTCGGTGGCGTCCGGCACAGGCGTCCTGCTCAACAACGGCACGGTCTCGCCCGGCGGCGACGGCACGATCGGTTCGCTGTCGATCACCGGCGGCTACAGTCAGAGTTCGAGCGGCACGCTGCTGATCGACGTCGCCAGCGCCAGCAGCTACGACACGCTCGTCTATTCCGCGACGTCCCTCTCGCTGGGCGGGACGCTGCAAACCAATCTGCTGGGTGGCTATGTCCCGACCTTGGGGACGACCTTTGCCGTTATTTCAGGTCCTGTCAGCAGTACCGCGCCCGGTGTATTTCGTCATGTCCTCGGTAACGTGATCGACAGCAGCGGCGCGCTGGAAATGATCAAGCCGGTTTACGACAGCGCTGGTCCGGGTTTGTCGCTGGCGATGGCGGGATCGGAGACCATTACTTATACGGGCACCGCCGAGAGTCTGTGGGGCAACACCTTTTTCTGGTCCACCGGTTACTTCCCGACCGCCATTGACAACGTCATCGTGGCTGCAGGCGGACGGCTGGCGCATGGCGCCTACGACGGTGTCGATACCGTCAATAGCATCACGTTCAATACCGGCTCGAATCTGTACCTGTCCGGCGGCATGCTGAACGTGACCGACATCAGCGGCAATGGCAGCGTCGCTGGCGGCGGCGGCGTGCTGGGTTATACCGGCGTCGTGAATCTGGGTGCGCTGTCGTTGACGAACGGCGGGAGCATCGTCGGCAGCGGCAGCGGTTCGCAACTCAACGTGAGCGGCAGCTTTTCGCAAAACGGCGGCTCGATCTCGACCAACGGAGATATGTCGGTGACGCAGAGCACCGGCGACCTGGTGGTCGGCGACATCACCGCGCGCAACCTGACGTTGAGCGCGGCAAGCGGCGCGATATCGCAACAAACCTCGCCGCTGCACGTCACGCAACAGTTGAGCACGTCGTCCGCCAACGGCACGACGCTGACGCTTGCAGGCAATCAGATCGCCGGTATTTCCGCCAGCAATACCGGTGCCGGCGATATCGCGATCGTCGATAACCTCAACACGTCGGACGCCAGCGCGGTGAACGTCAGCCGCGTCACGAATGCCGGGGGCAATGTCAGCGTCAACAACACGGGGGCGATGATCGTCGGCGTAGGCGGTGTCAATGCGACCGGCGGCATCGTTCTGTCCGTCGCCAACACCAATGCGCCGACCGACAATCTCACGCTCGACGGCGTGCTCACCTCCGCGGGAATGAACATCAGTTCGTCCGCCGGCAACAACATCGCGGTCAATGCGAACGTTGCGACATCGGCGCCCGGGTTGGCGACATTCACGGTGGTCAATGGCCGCGTGACGTATGCGCCTGGCGTCAGTATCTCGGACGCCAGTGGCACGGTCGTGCCGGTGGCGGTTGTGACGCCGCCCGTTGTGACTCCGCCGGTTGTGACGCCGCCTGTCGTGACGCCTGTCGCGCCCGCGAACCCCGCGTCGCCTGCCAATACCCCAACTTCTACGGCGTCGCAAACGGTGGCATCCGCGGTTACGCAAGCAGTCACGCCAACATCCAATGCCGTCGTTCAAGCTGTAACGTCGACACAGTCCGTCGGCGCGACGGTCGTACCGACCACACAGCCGACTAGCATCAGCATTACGTCCACCTCCGAAACCATGACGGTCGGTGGCGACCCGGGCACGTTCGGCGGCTCCGACACGACGACAAGTTCGAGCCAAAGCACCAGCAAAGCCGCCGCCAAAATGTATTGCAACTGA
- a CDS encoding FecR domain-containing protein — translation MKQTIKQIHWHGRTMFRLSRQCLFMLATLSCGSVAYAQAVGTVTHLSGVLTVKHADGSTAVLAIKSSIAQGDTLVTEANTYTRVKFVDNGEMVLRPSSQVVVKSYVYDVDHPESDHVAIQLISGGLRSVTGLIGKRNHDAVSFDTPTGTIAVRGTNFGALFCQSDCGSVPTPNGAAPQNGLYVDVSQGAVMVANSGGQQVFQVGQFGYVASSTTPPIVLPPSQGVPVTMPLSISKNAPAAAGGATGTAAGGVDCVVQ, via the coding sequence ATGAAACAAACCATCAAGCAAATCCATTGGCATGGCCGTACGATGTTCCGGCTCTCGCGGCAATGCCTGTTTATGCTGGCCACGCTGAGTTGCGGCAGCGTCGCCTATGCGCAGGCCGTGGGTACAGTGACCCACCTGTCCGGCGTGCTGACGGTGAAACACGCCGACGGCAGCACCGCGGTGCTCGCGATCAAGTCGTCGATCGCGCAGGGCGACACGCTGGTCACCGAGGCGAACACGTACACCCGGGTCAAGTTTGTCGATAACGGCGAGATGGTCTTGCGGCCGTCTTCGCAGGTGGTCGTCAAAAGTTACGTGTACGACGTGGATCACCCGGAGAGCGACCATGTTGCGATCCAACTGATTAGCGGCGGCCTGCGCTCGGTCACCGGGCTGATCGGAAAACGCAACCATGATGCGGTGAGCTTCGACACGCCGACGGGCACTATCGCTGTACGCGGCACCAACTTCGGTGCGCTCTTTTGTCAGAGCGATTGCGGCAGCGTACCGACACCGAACGGGGCTGCGCCACAGAATGGTCTTTATGTCGACGTGTCGCAAGGCGCCGTGATGGTCGCCAATTCAGGCGGCCAGCAGGTCTTTCAGGTCGGGCAGTTCGGCTATGTAGCGAGTTCGACGACTCCGCCGATCGTGCTGCCGCCGTCGCAAGGCGTACCGGTCACGATGCCGCTGTCGATCAGCAAGAATGCGCCGGCGGCGGCGGGTGGCGCGACGGGTACTGCGGCGGGCGGTGTGGATTGTGTGGTGCAGTGA
- a CDS encoding LysR family transcriptional regulator, translated as MLTFKQMEALYWIVQLGSFEAAAVRLNTTQSAVSKRVQELERAFGLAIFDRTYRSARLTEKGSELLDYAKEFLERRDQVVDRMSSKESLVRQIRIGVTELTALTWLPRLIAAIQREYPKVQVEAEVDLNATLRERLGAATVDVIIVPQTNEVEQYATTPVGQVDNAWMCAASLAPKRSAIPLSEIGKFPLILQGGLSGTGYVYSRFLQEQGVALQKVLASNSLVAQIGLTLSGLGVSYLPKACLSRMLERRALVEVRTRPALPPIKYIAMHRGDQLQSLSSAVARLAAQTCDFNSNLFDQAEHGVSS; from the coding sequence ATGCTGACTTTCAAACAGATGGAAGCGCTTTACTGGATCGTTCAACTCGGTTCGTTCGAAGCCGCCGCGGTCCGTCTTAACACGACGCAATCTGCCGTCTCCAAACGCGTTCAGGAACTTGAACGTGCGTTTGGTCTGGCGATCTTCGACCGCACGTATCGCTCTGCACGTCTTACGGAGAAAGGCTCGGAGTTGCTCGACTACGCGAAGGAGTTTCTGGAGCGTCGCGACCAGGTCGTCGATCGTATGAGCTCGAAAGAATCGCTGGTGCGGCAGATTCGCATTGGTGTAACGGAACTCACGGCGCTCACCTGGCTTCCGCGTCTGATCGCGGCGATTCAGCGGGAGTATCCGAAGGTCCAGGTCGAAGCTGAGGTCGACCTGAACGCAACCTTGCGCGAGCGGCTCGGCGCGGCTACGGTCGACGTGATCATCGTGCCGCAAACGAATGAGGTCGAGCAGTACGCGACTACGCCCGTCGGTCAGGTCGACAACGCGTGGATGTGCGCGGCGAGCCTGGCGCCGAAGAGGAGCGCCATACCGCTCTCGGAGATTGGAAAATTCCCGCTGATCCTGCAAGGCGGATTGTCCGGCACGGGCTACGTCTATAGCCGCTTCCTGCAAGAGCAGGGCGTCGCGTTGCAGAAGGTGTTGGCGAGCAATAGCCTGGTCGCACAGATTGGCCTGACGCTTTCCGGGCTCGGCGTCAGCTATCTGCCCAAGGCGTGCCTGTCGCGCATGCTGGAACGACGCGCACTCGTGGAGGTGCGCACGCGGCCCGCGCTGCCACCCATCAAGTACATCGCGATGCATCGGGGCGACCAGCTACAGTCGCTAAGTTCGGCCGTGGCGAGATTGGCCGCGCAAACGTGCGATTTCAATTCCAACCTTTTCGATCAGGCGGAACATGGGGTGTCAAGCTAG